In Pseudomonadota bacterium, the genomic window CATGAACAGCGAGTCATCTTGCAGCACCACGTCTTCGTCCCATTGATGCCGGAGCACGCTGTGATGAAACACAAATGACAAGGGGTCGTCGATGCACAGGAACCGCTCCAAGTCCAACACCACGATCGTCGGCTCGAGTGGCAACACGGTGCGAAGACATCGTCCGGAGTCAATCTCGACGATGTTCACGTTGTCCGCCGCCATTCCGTGGTCGCTGGCCAGCGGCACCAGCGAAGCCAAGCGCTCAGGGTGATAACGGTCGTTCGCATCCATCAAGGCCACAAACTCGCCGCGCGCTTGATGCAAGCCCGTGTTGCGGGCGACATTCGGACCAGCATCGGGAAATGGCGAGGCAATGAAACGAATCCGACCGTCGTCGCAACCCCGTCGGGCCAATTCGCGCCGGCATGACCGGTCATCATCGCTCACGATGAGCAACTCCCAGTTCTCATGGGTTTGATTTCGCAGCGAGGCCACTGCGCGCAGCGCAGCGCCCTCGATGGCACGAACGGGAAACACAATGGAAACAAGCGGCATGGCCAAAACACCGTCGTCTGTGAAAACGGCGTTAAGGTAGCGAA contains:
- a CDS encoding glycosyltransferase family 2 protein; this encodes MPLVSIVFPVRAIEGAALRAVASLRNQTHENWELLIVSDDDRSCRRELARRGCDDGRIRFIASPFPDAGPNVARNTGLHQARGEFVALMDANDRYHPERLASLVPLASDHGMAADNVNIVEIDSGRCLRTVLPLEPTIVVLDLERFLCIDDPLSFVFHHSVLRHQWDEDVVLQDDSLFMLRALERAGEAVVLTEPLHDHFIAREGISARLTRQRRAEIAYTYCLHKLEINGLGFWTESFRQAAGNMLFHKRALSRAYTEAISGRPAGYLSWRDEGD